AAAACGATTTTACTAGATGTTACATTTTCTGGAATTCTTGGATATTCAATTATAATTGGATACAATGGAGTTTTACCTTTTTTATTATTAATTGCCTATCTTATTATTGGATATTTAGTTGGTTCAGCTTTTCAGTATAACGCTGAATTTAAATTCAGTAGATTTTCAAGAGCATAAAAACTATTAATATTTAAAATTGAAACAAACGATTTTATTTTTATAAAAAATTTTTCAGTTAAGTTATTTCTTTGATTTGATATACTGATCAATGGCCCGCGCTGCTTTTTTCCCAGCACCCATTGCAAGAATCACAGTTGCTGCACCAGTTGCAATGTCTCCACCTGCAAAAACACCAGGAACCGATGTTCTACCGTCCTCATCAGTTATTATATTTCCATGTTTTCCCAGCTTTAATCCTTTAAAAGTTCTTGGAATCAGTGGATTGGGGCTTTGGCCTATTGCAACAATTGCTGTATCAATCTGCATAACAGATTCTGATTCAGGAATGGGAATCGGTTTTCTCCTGCCTGACTCATCTGGTTCTCCCAGCTTCATCTGAATATATTCCATACCTGTTAATTTACCTTGCTCATTCCCAAAAAATTTTGTTGGAGCTGCTAAAAAGAAAAACTTTATTCCCTCTTCCTCAGCATGTCTTATTTCCTCTTTTCTAGCTGGTGCTTCTTCTTTAGATCTACGATAAACAATAAATGATTCTTTTGCTCCTAATCTTAATGCGGTTCTTGCGCAATCCATAGCAACATTACCTGCACCAATGGTAACAACTCTTTTTCCTATCTTAATTGGTGTATCATATTTTGGGAACTCATATGCCTTCATGAGATTAACCCGTGTTAGGAACTCGTTTGCTGAGTAAACCCCGTCTAGATTTTCACCAGGAACATTCAACCATTGCGGCAACCCTGCGCCAGTGCCAACAAAAACAGCATCATAATCTTTCATCAGCTCGTCGACAGTGATTGTTTTACCAACGATAACATCATATTTTATTTCAACGCCAAGGTTTTTGATATAATCAACTTCTGCCTTAACGATTTTTTTCGGTAAACGAAACTCAGGTATACCATACATAAGTACGCCGCCAGGTGCATGAAGTGCCTCGAAGATAGTGACAGAATAACCCATCTTAGCTAGATCACCAGCACAAGTAAGACCAGCAGGCCCTGCACCTATAACCGCAACCTTTTTTCCAAGTAGTTTTGGTTTTTCTGGTATCTTCACACCTTTTTCACGTTCATAGTCAGCAATGAAACGTTCTAATCTACCTATACCAACAGATTCCCCAATTTTTTTAAGCGTACATTCGCCCTCACATTGACTCTCATATGGGCATACACGACCAGAAACAGCAGGTAAACTATTCTTAGCCTTGATCACCTCTGCAGCTTTTTCAAAATCCCCCTGGGCGATACAGTTGAT
This window of the Candidatus Thermoplasmatota archaeon genome carries:
- the gltA gene encoding NADPH-dependent glutamate synthase — encoded protein: MSVRKTKHEMPEQPPKERIKNFREVPLGYTKEIAVEEAKRCLQCKNKPCMTGCPVEIDIPGFINCIAQGDFEKAAEVIKAKNSLPAVSGRVCPYESQCEGECTLKKIGESVGIGRLERFIADYEREKGVKIPEKPKLLGKKVAVIGAGPAGLTCAGDLAKMGYSVTIFEALHAPGGVLMYGIPEFRLPKKIVKAEVDYIKNLGVEIKYDVIVGKTITVDELMKDYDAVFVGTGAGLPQWLNVPGENLDGVYSANEFLTRVNLMKAYEFPKYDTPIKIGKRVVTIGAGNVAMDCARTALRLGAKESFIVYRRSKEEAPARKEEIRHAEEEGIKFFFLAAPTKFFGNEQGKLTGMEYIQMKLGEPDESGRRKPIPIPESESVMQIDTAIVAIGQSPNPLIPRTFKGLKLGKHGNIITDEDGRTSVPGVFAGGDIATGAATVILAMGAGKKAARAIDQYIKSKK